GCCTACTTCAATATCTCTGATAAATTGCTCTGCCAGAAAATCAACATCATTCACGGCAAACCGGGTAGGCAAAGTATCAAATGTATAAACTCCAGTTGCAGCAATAATTTGAACACCTGTTTCTTTTGAGATTTTCTCCATTAGTTTTACATCACGGTCAAGCCCCATAACAGTCGGATCGAAAATTGTTTTCACGCCGTAAGCTTTCGCTCCAAGCACTTGCTTTTTCGCTAATTCAAATTCCTCCTGCTCATCATACAGGTGTGGAAATTGTACAGCCACCGCTTCTGACCTTGTCCGCATATGCTCATGTACTAAAGTGTAGCCCAGGTCATCAATATGAAGCTCTCCCAAAACCGAATTGACCTTCAAATCATTCCCCCCTATCCTTTAACTAAATCAGGTAAAAATGTAGCAATTTCCGGGAATGCATAAAGGACGAAAATTAACGTAACAATCGGAATTACGAAAATAAAAGCTCCTTTAAATATGCTTCCTAAATCCAGTTCCTTCACAACACCTCTCAGTACGAAACAGTTCATGCCGACAGGTGGTGAAATCAATGCTACTTCTACTAGTAATACAATAATAACCCCAAACCAGATTAAGTTGAAATCATAGGCAATTAATGTCGGAAGAAGTATTGGAATCGTTACTACAATCATCGCTAATGTGTCCATAATAGCTCCTAGAATCAGATACATTAAAATCATGAGCAGGAAGAATACAAAAGGCGATAGATTAGCAGAGAACAGGAAGTCTGCCAATAAGTTCGGAACCCGTGTAATCGTCAATACATAGTTCAGCAGGAATGCACCGATAACAATTGCGAAAATGAAACCAGTCGTTTTTAATGTACCGAAAATTGCATCCGAGAATTTTGCAAGTGTCAGTTTTTTACGGAGTAAAGCGATAATAAAGGATCCGAAAGCCCCAATACCTGCTGCTTCCGTTGCTGTAAAGAATCCAGCGTAAATTCCGCCCATTACTACGATGAATAATAATATAATCCATATATTCACTTTTAAAGCGAGTAGTTTTTCTCTAAGTGG
Above is a window of Solibacillus isronensis DNA encoding:
- a CDS encoding TRAP transporter large permease, which translates into the protein MSPETVGVLVIISVFILMFLRVPIVLSMAMPAFFAIMYLKNEKVLFTAIESIAWDRSYNYTLSTIPLFVLMGQFLFQAGFTDELFATFRKFFGRIRGGLGLATIAASAVFASSSGSSLATTSTIGLAAAKEMEKANYSKVLSGGSIVAGGTLGILIPPSTMFIIYGVITEQSIGKLLIAGIIPGILLTLFFGLTILLMTKIRPEMGGDKLDEPVPLREKLLALKVNIWIILLFIVVMGGIYAGFFTATEAAGIGAFGSFIIALLRKKLTLAKFSDAIFGTLKTTGFIFAIVIGAFLLNYVLTITRVPNLLADFLFSANLSPFVFFLLMILMYLILGAIMDTLAMIVVTIPILLPTLIAYDFNLIWFGVIIVLLVEVALISPPVGMNCFVLRGVVKELDLGSIFKGAFIFVIPIVTLIFVLYAFPEIATFLPDLVKG